ATCCGTGGACAGATATACATTTAAAGCACTTTACTGAAGTGTAACACTGTTCGACAAATCACCTTTAAATGTCCGTTAGTGCCGTTCTGGTTTTCAGAGTTTCTTTGCCCTTTTCCCAGGTCTTACATAAAGTTAGCCAGTGGCAGTTTGTCTTTTCATTCTCAGACTGTGGTGGTAGGAGATATTTACATGATCTGGCCCTTTGTCAGaccaaaaatataataataaaaaaacttgcaaagaggaggaaaagcacTGAGAGCTTGCTTTGAGTAGCAACTCAACTAGGCCATTATAAAACACATCAATATGATGCAAAATAAGAAAGGAAAACTCATGAAGTAGAGGTATAACAAGTAGGAAAACAGATCAGTGGGAGATAAGGGACACAAGTCTTGCAACAGTCTTGGAGTGTCCTGAAACATAAAGCACCGTTCTCACTGAGAACTATAGTGAACACAAAGGCTggaggagaaaaacaattacagaTAATAATGCCGGCACTTCACTGAGTGAGAGTCTTGTTATTCTGCTCATTTATTCAACCCATTGTTGATTTTGAGAGATGCTGCGTGACTTGGTTGTGAGTGAGGCTAAACTTGGTTGTGAGTGAGGCTAAACTTGAAATAACAAGTTGTAACAATCTTTTAGATCATTAATAGTAGGTTAACTGTTTCTTCACCCGCTGCTTTCCTTCagttaaatactgtaaatctCATGACGTTCCGGTCATACATGAAGACAGTTATCATATGCTGTCGGAACATGTCTATTTCCATTCAATCCTAATTCATGGTTGGCAAAGTCCATGTCATAAGGATGTGCCACTTCTTCCTATGATTGGGATTTATGTGATTTATTATAGAAGCTTTAATCGAGAGTCAGAGAGAAGACTGAGAAGCTGTTTATAACAGTCCGTGTGCTCTCAGTGTCACAGTTTCTTTccaggaaaacacacaacacatcctgtatgtgtgtgcaaacatgTGATGGACAGTAGTGGACAAGCAATTCCTCCATTTATTCTGAATGTTTCACTCAATCTGGCCGGTTTCCTTGGCAACAGAGGGTGGGCTGTTGGATGCAGTGGTCCGAGTCTTCCAACCAAACAGAGCTTCCTGTTGGAGAGAGGAAGAGTTGTGTCGATATGTATGCATGGTTTTAGATGTGTTGTAACTGTTTCATTGTGGTTGTTAAGACTTGAATGGGAAGTAACAGCAGCTCACCTGCACAGTGCCCAGAGTGACAGTCCAGCCTCCAGGTGAGTCTCCCCCATGGGCCCTCACTGCTGCGGGGGTGAGGACACCAGGATTGAGGGCCTGAGGTGCAGCTTCTTCTGAAGCTTGTGCTGAAGCTGGAGGGGTTTTTGTGGGTGAAGCAGCAACAGTCTGTGTATTTTGGACTGGTGCTGCGCCTCTCTCCTCCTCGATGGGTATATCTTGTGTGCCGCCTAGAACAGACGAGGAGTTTGAGAGCGGCGGAAccgacacagagacacaactgGGTGCTGGGCTGGACTCCCCCGAGGCGCTGGGAGGAGTGTGAGCGTAACTATGTTTCTTCCTGCGGAGTGTGTCGATCCAGGTGGAGCTGTGTCTGGAGGCAAAGTTGGCCAGGGCCAAGGATGAGAGCCTCATGTTCTTCCCTGAGGTGATCAGCTCTCCAAATCCTTCTTGGTGGGCAAAGGCGTAGCCTGACCTCCTAGAGCCGCGAGCGCCCAGACGGCCCTCTGACACACTGCCCACCCCACACCAGGCACCTCCCACGCTACGACCTACCGGCTTTCGCTTCTTCTGTCGCACCAACTGAGTGTAGCGCACCTAAGAAAGGATTAGAgacctgttttcagtctttgtgctaagttAATGGAATGTGCTTTTGTCCTTTAAGGTTGCAAAATTCTTTCATTGTTTCCAttgacaacattgtttttactctttttccACCTGTGTGCCTTGTATctgctgttattattatttatcattatatGTACTGTAGTTATTTctgagcttttaaaaaaaaaaaattgtaagtcagacacacacgcacgcgcgcacacacacacacacacacacacacacacacacacacacacacacacacacacacacacacacacacacacacacacacacacacacacacacacacacacacacacacacaaacaaaactttctttGCCACTTTTCAACTTGACAGGGGCTCTATTTAAATGCCCAGCTGACTTGAGACATAATGACTGTCAAGGCGACACACTGAGCTTATACTCATATACTAAAGTAACTTGTGTAAACTAGGGGAAACTGATTAAGTCAAGTCAATATTTGCAGAGCGGGCCAGTGACGATAAGCACTCACttatcctcacacacacactcagttgaaatgttttttacctGTGCAGTTAATCATTGGCTGAGACCAGTTTGAAACTGACCTGTTGGGAAGACGTGACATTGACAATGAAGAAGATGGACACATCAGTGTGTATGTTTTCTCACCGTGTCTGAGAGCTGAGGTTTGAGATCCACCTTAAGGAAGCGGAATGCCAAAACTGGAACTATGCATATTGCAGTCGCCAGTGCAATAGTTAACCACACGACTGGTTGCAATAATGTGCTCTGGGCACTACCTGCacgcacaaacaaaaacatacaaacacacatataaacatgaAGAAATATCTTTCAGGAGTtaaaacacgcacgcacgcacgcgcacacacacacacacacacacacacacacacacacacacacacacacacacacacacacacacacacacacacacacacacacacacacacacacacacacacacacacacacacacacacacacacacacactgtaaacacaagAATATTAGGCAACTTTACACGATGATCCTACTGGTGGTGGGAAATTATTTCAGCAGTTGACTACAGTAAACGTAATGAAGACATTCTCTATCAAAGAGACAATATTATTGTCTGATATTGGCTTAtcaaaaatgaataattcaGTATTGGTCAGACCTtcccatgtgtgtttgtgtgtgtgacagacaaaTAAAGAGAAGAGGGGACTCACCTACAAAGTGGAACTGATTTGGAAAGATCTTGAAGAGGGTCTGACTGTGCAGCGCGAACATGATGGTGAAGTATAAGCCCAGTGAgccccacacaaacacatgattgATAACAGTCCAGAAGCCTGTGTCAAGAGCAATCTACATATTCACAcagacaaatatgtaaaaaaacacacaattaataCAAATTGATGGAACCAACAAGAGTTAAAATAGAGATTGCAAGCTGTGAGGAAAGCTAACACCACTATGGCCTCTCTCACCTGTACGCTGACCACAATGACCAGGGCTGTTGCCGTGGTGACTGCAAAGGTCTGGTAGTCAGCGAGGGGCACTCCGGTGCTCTGAGTGGCGTTGGACAGGACGGCACAGGGGACAAAAAACAGCACTACTGATGTGTAGATGCCCTGCGCGATGCAGATGAAGAATTCTCTCTTGTTGAAGAGGAGGTTTAGCTGCCCAGGCTCATACAGTTTGGGATACTCCAGACTCCTCTGGTCAGGAACATCCTACAATAAAAGAGGAAGTGAGGAGCTGCATTTACTAAACTGAGGTTTCCTTGCTTTTCTGTGGTCGTAACTACAGATATTTACAGGAATTGttatatttcataaaataatgACCAATTTCTAGAGTCTACATCCATGCTAGCATCtgtgtgaggctgtacttaggtTAATGTTAACACCAGCAGTTTAACATAAAGTACTTACAGTGAGAATGCTGACacgtttagcaggtataatgttgaccatgttcaccatcttagttgaGAGGGTTAGCACTCAACACTAAACAGAAAGTGCAGCTGAAAATTGTCTAATAATTTCTGTATTCTCAAGTACCTATTCAAGCTTAGTCTAGCATGGCTGTGTTTAGTTTTGCAAAAGATTGTTAAAGGCTATGTtcacagtttaaaaagaaaaaagggagatgGACATTTCAAATGCAGTTTGAATACACATTGGTTCAGCCAATGTGGATCAATGTACATAGGTTCGTTCCAAAGAGTGTAATATTAATAGGCTTTAAGCTGTAGGTAGTTGATTTTACCATAATGACCCAGAGGAACATACATTGAACATTTAACTTAGGGCAAAAACTATGCTGAGAACATAAAACCATTTGAAAGGCCTCCTCAAAGTATCACATGAAGAGGATATTCAGCTGGGGAACATACTGTAAGACCCTTGGAACATAGATACACAATTGGATTGTGATTAGTTTGCaggctttttttcaaaaatcaaagtagtggacaaataaaaaattcaacCTGATGATTACGCTAGTAGAAAAATTCAGTGTTCAGCAAAGTTATAACAATTCTTCCAGAATGTCATTGTGAATGTCATGGGAATACATTCAGTTTTTCAGACATTTcaatcaaaactatgaatgtcAACCTCATATTGGCACGGTAGGCTTTagcctctggggaccatgaatgtatGTACCAAATGATATAGCAATTCTTCCAATAATTGAGCTATTTCAGTCTGGTCCACAGTGGTGGAATGACCAAAAGGCCAATAATGCCATTGCTTGCTAGTGTAGCAAAACATATGGCTACATCTTTCTTTATGTTCTGTTGTTCTGGCTGATGAAGATTTGAACCGCAACAGAGAGTTCACCAACATTTATGTGGTTCTTCAATTTAATGGAAAGAATACAGTATGCACAGTGTCTTTGAACAGACCTGGTCAAATATCCCCATGGCCAGCACAGGGAGGGAGGTGTAGACAATGTTGTAGAGAGTGATGAAGTACTGATCATACACCGTCTACAAGATAGAGGAGATGGACATTAAAAATGCAGACAAAGTGAATATCACTACAATTTCCTAACCCCTGATTGTTGACATACAGACTTTCTCATAAGCTCAACTGTCTGACCTGTGCCGAGAAGCCACAGAAGAAGCCGAACCAGAAGTGCACCATGGTGAAGGCAAAGTTCTTGTAGAAGAAGTAGCAGAGGAAACGGCACATGCGTAGGTAGGACCAGCGGCCGTGCACCAGCAGGAGGCGCTGTAGGAAGCGGAACTGGGAGAAGGAGTAGTCACTGGCCAGCACGGCCTGGATTCCCTCCTGACCTGAGATACCCACTCCAATATGAGCACCTGAAGGAGTGGAGAGAGGTATAAAAAAGTAGGCACATAAATCAGTTGCTGGGCTTTTGTTCTTGGCTTTTTTGTAGGAGTTTTAAGGCGAATTGTCTCCACACTATAAGAAATGCATTTTAACTCATGTTGATAAAATAGTACCATGTTCTAATAAGGCCTCCTTGATAAAAGGTTTGTAAGTTGCAactaatgtatttattaaaaggtcaaaaatcattcaacaaTTTCAGGTTTCCAGTGTTTATGTGAAGCCAAGCTTCATATTTCCtaataaaaaggaaaggggtatcaatattttcatctaaatctctgtaaaaacaaatgtgaaagtAGATTGATTGATTACAACTTTTGTGTTTCCAGGTTacggaaaaaaaatctttggctCAAATGATAGGATTTAAAACAGTCAATTGGAGGTTCCTGAAAACCTAAAGAGCTAGCTAGAAAAACCAAGTAGCAAGCTAGCAACCCACAATTTGCTCTTTGTAATTGGtataatatatatctatatataaagtacatataaaatgtatatatatatatatatatatatatatatatgtactgtatatatattaaattcaattcaTAGAGTATAAAGTATATACATAGAGtaaattaaccttttttatGCCTTATTCAAAAGAggttcagattaaaaaaagattgagatTTGAAGACCATAAATAACAGGATGGGAACCAACCCCACCCATTACTGCTGTTTTGGCTGTATTTCTGCTTTGTACTTGCATAAATTAATTTGAAGAAACACATAGGTCTGTACATGCCAACATGACGTACatccacagacaaacacacaaagtgaagCAACACTTACAAAACACAGAATATTACACATTTAGAGAAACAGAACATTAACCAAACCATTCGTTCCCCTTATAAGCAGCTTTAAAGTTTCAATAACATCTTAGACTGCATGTTTGTATGGCTGcaccatttcataaaatggaaatattccaTATTGTCTTCTTTATAATTCTATACACATTTCCAAAAAGTACAGACTGACATATTTTGCATGTTTGGGATTTCCACttgaattaaaaatacatttctgtgggTTTGAATGTTTGTCTACACAGCATAATGAGTGGTCAACCTGCGGGCCAGTAGGGTTCAGGGGGCACTCACTCACCACATTGAAGACACTTTGAAATCAGTTTCTTACTTGATGAGGACAGCACACCTACTGcaacacacatttccacacaaCCTTCATCACCACTAGTAACAACAGGTAGACTAACAACTAGATACTGGCCCCCATGTGGCTAAACCCAACTTCTCTCTTTACTCTCTGTCTCAAAACCTATCCTGTTACACTTCCCCCTCTCCGAAAAGCAATCATCCATGTCTGCACGACTCACTCTTGATCATGCTAACGTCGTTTGCTCCATCTCCTATAGCCAGAGTGACGGCCTTCTTGTGTTTCTTGATAAGCTCCACCACCTGCGCTTTTTGCAGCGGGGTGACTCGGCAACAGATCACGGCTTTGCACGCACATGCCGTCGACACAAACTCTGTCTCCATGTCTGCTTCTAGTGCATGGGCCTATAAAAGAACAGAAGGAAGGGATAAGAGGTTTGCGGGCAAATGTTAAGGACTCTGAGTTGCAGCCATGGaagaacattattttaagaaGAAAATGTGTGGTTAGGGCAGTTTTAGAAACTCATTATTTCCTGACAGGGTACGGGGGGGTGTTATTCATACCAGGCTGTGACCGTTGATTACGAGGGCAAACTCTCCAGAGATGTTGTCCATGAGGTTGGAGGGAGGAGCAAGAGCAGAAGGAGGAGGGCACTGCAGCtgtttccctcctcctccatctccttcttGTACTTCTTTGAACCCGTTTTCCATGAAacctccctccatctcctcctccttttctccatctctgGTTCGTGATAGGTCAATCATCCTTTGCCTTGCCCTCctggagaggaaaacaaacaaacccaacaTCAACAGGGCTTGTCTATGCCACAAAACCAGAAGCAAACACAACATGAGTATGTAGGGAATAAATATGATTAGTGAAAGAGGAATGGCAGAGAAGGAAAACAGACAgctgagaaaacaaattaaagaagaGACAAACATAGGACCCTGAAGTTATTGCTGATGCTTTGGCCCCTGGCCTACCTCTATGCATCATCCAAATCACTGTAGAGCTCTGAGCGGTGCTccacatgaaaaacattttgatggCGTTATGCTGTTGCTTTGCTATATATGTTTTGACTATTTGACTCTGGAATGGTAAACATTTGGCACTTTAAGAAAGATTTTGTTTAGCTTAATGTCTTCTTTATATatggtattttaaaatattttaacattaaggTTTCATCAgaatgcatatttgtgtgttgttctgtCTTTCCCATAGCACTATGAGCTCACCCTGGTAAGTTCCTTACAACTTTAATTGTAATGGCAATACATCTCACTCTCAACTTTTTGCAATTCACATAAGCTACGGGAACTGTAGTATGCAATCGTCAAACTTTTAAGTGACATGATTAACGGGAAATGTAGTGTGAACTCATACAACATGCAGTACAGAAGTAGTCACACAAACATCAATCACACAGCGAGCAATATCTATGGACTCATAAGTCATTGAGTTCCTTATGGAGtcaaaaacaagtaaaaatcaAAAGAAGGACTGGAGTATTGCACACGTACCAACAATAACATCGTCATTGACAGGACACAATCTTTGACAAACTGGTTATACACAAGAAATGgtagattatttatttttgaaagaaaccactatgtatgtattatgtaacTATAATTATTGTAGCTCTTAATTACTGACTttataaaacactttttggaGCAGGCAGTACAATATATTTGTAGGGTTGTGCTTTTAGATACATGTAGCTTGGTTGTTTTCATGTGTTAATTTAACTGCAGCGGCTAAATCAAAGCTTTGGTTAAGCATTTGATATTTTTcagtcacttttctttttaacagtaGTTGAAACACTTTGTTTCCACACCTACCCCACTCCAAACATGTATACAATGTAACTCTGTATTCTCTTATTTTCTGATCAACGCCTGCCGTTTGTCATTGTTGATCAGTGTGGATCCTACagtaaagagaaacagagacaccAAATAGAATGAAAGGCAGACAGACTGACCCGAGCTCCTGCCGTACGCTCTGGACAGTGTGTCCACTGATGATGAACACGTCGGTCATGTCATCTGTCAGCATCTTGCAGGAGTAACCTATATTGACAGCCGTCTCtatgtgagagaaagagagagggttACAGGAGAATCATTTCAGCTCAACATGTTGATGATAAAGAGAACAGGTGCCAGATTGACAAGTTGAACATCTTTAAATCTTTATTCATATGTGAGAAAAATTGTCGAATTTCACTGCCTGGGTAAATGTGCCAGAGTTAtcaaaaaagcacattttcatctgtagtccctTGGCAGGTTAACGCATcatcattaataaaaacaatacaagaaagatagaaagcaaattaataaagaataagaaaagaaaagagggataCACAAAATTAGTACAATACAAAGAAGGACAGTACCTAGGATGAGGTAAAACAACTATCAATTACATAATTATGGCTGGGACATGGACATGACCTTATTGATGATTGGCCCCTGCTCACACACAACATATATTCTTTCGTCTAGGGgacacaatattgatattgccTTTCTACTTCTCAGAGGGTGACAGTTTGGAGGTTCactaagaaaaacatgtaaaacaactGTCAAGATGCATGCTGGTTTAATCTAAGTAGAATGTAATAGGTCCATCTCTAGAAATCCGCAGGTTTGCCTTGTTTTATGTTGACCATTCTGGAGaattttcagtgtgtttgcacTAGACTTGTTCATAGAGCAAAGTTTCGTAAGAGCGTTATGTAAACTGGACGTGTACAATGTATGTACACATCAATGTTGCGGACAGGTGTTACCCtttaatttctctttgtttgttttttgtgtgtgcaaattATTGGGCTTTTTCAACAACTGCGTACAAACAAAGTGAAACTGAAagtgtgtaagagtgtgtgcgTCTCACCCTGCTTGTCTCCAGTGAGAACCCAGATCTTAATGTTAGCCAGCGAGAGGACAGCAATGGTCTCTTGGACGCCCTCCTGCAGCTTGTCCTCTATAGCTGTAGCACCCAGGAgctagacacagacacacacacacacacacacacacacacacacacacacacacacacacacatacatacacacacacacacatacacacaaattcCAATT
The genomic region above belongs to Etheostoma cragini isolate CJK2018 chromosome 6, CSU_Ecrag_1.0, whole genome shotgun sequence and contains:
- the atp8b2 gene encoding phospholipid-transporting ATPase ID isoform X1 produces the protein MTVPKDIPDKWFPLVLPLKRKKQKAVNGAKSTKKRTEEERRVRANDREYNEKFQYASNCIMTSKYNIVTFLPVNLFEQFQEVANTYFLFLLILQLIPQISSLSWFTTIVPLALVLSITAVKDATDDYFRHKSDNQVNNRQSQVLIRGSLQNEKWMNVRVGDIIKLENNQFVAADLLLLSSSEPHGLCYIETAELDGESNMKVRQSVSVTCALGDANNLASFDGEVVCEPPNNKLDRFCGTLYWRDKKYTLTNQNMLLRGCVLRNTEACYGLVIFAGPDTKLMQNSGRTKFKRTSIDRLMNTLVLWIFGFLVCMGVILAIGNAVWEREVGSLFQSYLPWDPPVDNFLFSAFLSFWSYVIILNTVVPISLYVSVEVIRLGHSYFINWDKQMFCSQCNTPAEARTTTLNEELGQVEYIFSDKTGTLTQNIMSFNKCSINGQTYGEGTDPLGPQPKRLDFTPFNPLADPNFCFYDDTLLESVKVGDTHTHKFFRLLSLCHTVMSEEKSEGELFYKAQSPDESALVTAARNFGFVFRSRTPGTITTTEMGRPVTYTLLAILDFNNIRKRMSVIVRNPEGRICLYCKGADTVLLERLHPSNQELMNITSDHLNEYAADGLRTLALAYRDLSEDEWEAWSESHRCADKAASCREDRLAAAYEQIEQDMMLLGATAIEDKLQEGVQETIAVLSLANIKIWVLTGDKQETAVNIGYSCKMLTDDMTDVFIISGHTVQSVRQELGRARQRMIDLSRTRDGEKEEEMEGGFMENGFKEVQEGDGGGGKQLQCPPPSALAPPSNLMDNISGEFALVINGHSLAHALEADMETEFVSTACACKAVICCRVTPLQKAQVVELIKKHKKAVTLAIGDGANDVSMIKSAHIGVGISGQEGIQAVLASDYSFSQFRFLQRLLLVHGRWSYLRMCRFLCYFFYKNFAFTMVHFWFGFFCGFSAQTVYDQYFITLYNIVYTSLPVLAMGIFDQDVPDQRSLEYPKLYEPGQLNLLFNKREFFICIAQGIYTSVVLFFVPCAVLSNATQSTGVPLADYQTFAVTTATALVIVVSVQIALDTGFWTVINHVFVWGSLGLYFTIMFALHSQTLFKIFPNQFHFVGSAQSTLLQPVVWLTIALATAICIVPVLAFRFLKVDLKPQLSDTVRYTQLVRQKKRKPVGRSVGGAWCGVGSVSEGRLGARGSRRSGYAFAHQEGFGELITSGKNMRLSSLALANFASRHSSTWIDTLRRKKHSYAHTPPSASGESSPAPSCVSVSVPPLSNSSSVLGGTQDIPIEEERGAAPVQNTQTVAASPTKTPPASAQASEEAAPQALNPGVLTPAAVRAHGGDSPGGWTVTLGTVQEALFGWKTRTTASNSPPSVAKETGQIE
- the atp8b2 gene encoding phospholipid-transporting ATPase ID isoform X2, which produces MFRKRPPPEEERRVRANDREYNEKFQYASNCIMTSKYNIVTFLPVNLFEQFQEVANTYFLFLLILQLIPQISSLSWFTTIVPLALVLSITAVKDATDDYFRHKSDNQVNNRQSQVLIRGSLQNEKWMNVRVGDIIKLENNQFVAADLLLLSSSEPHGLCYIETAELDGESNMKVRQSVSVTCALGDANNLASFDGEVVCEPPNNKLDRFCGTLYWRDKKYTLTNQNMLLRGCVLRNTEACYGLVIFAGPDTKLMQNSGRTKFKRTSIDRLMNTLVLWIFGFLVCMGVILAIGNAVWEREVGSLFQSYLPWDPPVDNFLFSAFLSFWSYVIILNTVVPISLYVSVEVIRLGHSYFINWDKQMFCSQCNTPAEARTTTLNEELGQVEYIFSDKTGTLTQNIMSFNKCSINGQTYGEGTDPLGPQPKRLDFTPFNPLADPNFCFYDDTLLESVKVGDTHTHKFFRLLSLCHTVMSEEKSEGELFYKAQSPDESALVTAARNFGFVFRSRTPGTITTTEMGRPVTYTLLAILDFNNIRKRMSVIVRNPEGRICLYCKGADTVLLERLHPSNQELMNITSDHLNEYAADGLRTLALAYRDLSEDEWEAWSESHRCADKAASCREDRLAAAYEQIEQDMMLLGATAIEDKLQEGVQETIAVLSLANIKIWVLTGDKQETAVNIGYSCKMLTDDMTDVFIISGHTVQSVRQELGRARQRMIDLSRTRDGEKEEEMEGGFMENGFKEVQEGDGGGGKQLQCPPPSALAPPSNLMDNISGEFALVINGHSLAHALEADMETEFVSTACACKAVICCRVTPLQKAQVVELIKKHKKAVTLAIGDGANDVSMIKSAHIGVGISGQEGIQAVLASDYSFSQFRFLQRLLLVHGRWSYLRMCRFLCYFFYKNFAFTMVHFWFGFFCGFSAQTVYDQYFITLYNIVYTSLPVLAMGIFDQDVPDQRSLEYPKLYEPGQLNLLFNKREFFICIAQGIYTSVVLFFVPCAVLSNATQSTGVPLADYQTFAVTTATALVIVVSVQIALDTGFWTVINHVFVWGSLGLYFTIMFALHSQTLFKIFPNQFHFVGSAQSTLLQPVVWLTIALATAICIVPVLAFRFLKVDLKPQLSDTVRYTQLVRQKKRKPVGRSVGGAWCGVGSVSEGRLGARGSRRSGYAFAHQEGFGELITSGKNMRLSSLALANFASRHSSTWIDTLRRKKHSYAHTPPSASGESSPAPSCVSVSVPPLSNSSSVLGGTQDIPIEEERGAAPVQNTQTVAASPTKTPPASAQASEEAAPQALNPGVLTPAAVRAHGGDSPGGWTVTLGTVQEALFGWKTRTTASNSPPSVAKETGQIE